The following coding sequences are from one Lolium rigidum isolate FL_2022 chromosome 6, APGP_CSIRO_Lrig_0.1, whole genome shotgun sequence window:
- the LOC124664588 gene encoding uncharacterized protein LOC124664588: protein MAGQVSEMDLEIVLMQAMTAAKNIRPQRDRLLQLRRRLEQLSLSPGDDDHAGRIKKLARDLFDVYYIGIEYGARTLLTCLKLAAEGGARLAVNFAFATMPDEQLHDALVAQRLPARPTTQTEAFSRVEVTLHAVKVLQDHHVPRCIEHLVGQRPPIVGERRKADPSDKAQDADTAVDLDKARDYLDRAITLADLAVKHIDLAVAVISRFLDPKEVTSLSHFTDETTYISEKGPYPSD, encoded by the exons ATGGCTGGGCAGGTGAGCGAGATGGATCTAGAGATCGTGCTCATGCAGGCCATGACCGCCGCGAAGAACATCCGCCCCCAGCGCGACCGCCTCCTGCAGCTCCGGCGCCGGCTGGAGCAGCTCAGCCTCAGCCCCGGCGACGACGACCACGCGGGCAGGATCAAGAAGCTCGCCCGCGACCTCTTCGACGTCTACTACATCGGCATCGAGTACGGCGCGCGCACCCTCCTCACCTGCCTCAAGCTGGCGGCCGAGGGCGGCGCCCGCCTCGCCGTCAACTTCGCCTTCGCCACCATGCCCGACGAGCAGCTCCACGACGCGCTTGTCGCGCAGCGGCTCCCGGCGCGCCCCACCACCCAGACCGAGGCCTTCTCCCGCGTCGAGGTCACCTTGCACGCCGTCAAGGTTCTCCAGGACCACCACGTCCCGCGCTGCATCGAGCACCTCGTCGGCCAACGGCCACCCATCGTCGGCGAGAGGCGCAAGGCCGACCCCTCGGACAAGGCCCAGGACGCTGACACTGCCGTGGACCTGGACAAGGCGCGCGACTACCTCGACCGCGCCATCACCCTCGCGGACCTCGCCGTCAAGCACatcgacctcgccgtcgccgtcatcTCCAGGTTCCTCGACCCCAAGGAGGTCACCAGTCTCTCCCACTTCACCGACGAAACCACATACATCTCTGAG AAGGGACCTTATCCATCAGATTGA
- the LOC124659520 gene encoding uncharacterized protein LOC124659520, which translates to MSGQVSENDLGIVLLQAMLAAKNIRPQRDRLLQLRRRLEQLSLGEDHVDRIKELGGDLFTVYFIGIEYGARVLATCLKLAVQHGARFSVNLAFTAMSDEQLHDALLAQRLPARPTTQTEAFSRVEMTLNCVKVIQDHHIPRCIEHLVGERPPTVFAIYSGQAKIDSSDKAPAAATAVDLDKARDYLDRAITLADLAVKHIDLAVVVISRFMDPKKVASHAEYTDKRAYISEKGPYPSD; encoded by the exons ATGTCTGGACAGGTGAGCGAGAACGATCTCGGGATCGTCCTCTTGCAGGCCATGCTCGCCGCCAAGAACATCCGCCCCCAGCGCGACCGCCTCCTGCAGCTCCGCCGCCGGCTGGAGCAGCTCAGCCTCGGCGAAGACCACGTGGACAGGATCAAGGAGCTCGGCGGCGACCTCTTCACGGTCTACTTCATCGGCATCGAGTACGGCGCGCGCGTCCTCGCCACCTGCCTCAAGCTGGCAGTCCAGCACGGCGCCCGCTTCTCCGTCAACCTCGCCTTCACCGCCATGTCCGACGAGCAGCTCCACGACGCGCTCCTCGCGCAGCGTCTCCCCGCGCGCCCGACCACCCAGACCGAGGCCTTCTCCCGCGTCGAGATGACCTTGAACTGCGTCAAGGTTATCCAGGACCACCACATCCCGCGCTGCATCGAGCACCTCGTCGGCGAACGCCCGCCCACCGTCTTCGCTATCTACAGTGGCCAGGCCAAGATCGACTCCTCGGACAAGGCCCCGGCCGCCGCCACTGCCGTGGACCTGGACAAGGCGCGCGACTACCTCGACCGCGCCATCACCCTCGCGGACCTCGCCGTCAAGCACATcgacctcgccgtcgtcgtcatcTCCAGGTTCATGGACCCCAAGAAGGTCGCCAGCCACGCCGAGTACACCGACAAACGCGCATACATCTCTGAG AAGGGACCTTATCCATCAGACTGA